The segment TCGCATGCGCCATTGGGACGAAATGGCCAAGGAAATTGGCGTTCCATTGCCCAATATGAAACAGTATGAAAAAATGGCGCAGAATCATCTGGATAACAGATGAATATCCAACTGAGGAACAGAAAAACTTGCTCATCAATTAGAAAACGGATTATCTTTCCTACATCATTCATGTCTGTTAACGGGAAATACGATCTTCAAGAACGGTTGATAACGTTTTCGGTAAGTATTATTGAGTTAGTGAGAAAGCTATCTGACAGTAAGGAATCACGCTACTTTGGAGGACAGATATTACGTTCTGGAAGTGCACCGGCTTTGATCTGTGCGGAAGCACAGGCAGCTGAATCTCGCAAAGACTTTATTCATAAAATGAAACTTTGTCAGAAGGAATTGCGTGAAACGTCCGTGAATCTCAGGATTATGAGCAAAACAGAAATCGCAAAACCTTCCTCGATTGAACCCATATTTAAAGAATGCGGAGAATTGAACGCGATTCTTTATTCATCAATTCAAACTGCTCAAAAGAACATCAATGCTTAGCTATTTATCCCAACGGAATTCACTTATTCTGTTCTTCCGTTCATCTGTTCACTAGTTATTCAGTTTACTTTCTAAAATGTCTTGGACGAATTACCACAGTCACACCAACTATTGTGACGGCACCAACACCCCAGAAGATTACATTAGAAAAGCACTTGCATTAGGAATGCCGACCTACGGCTTCTCATCGCATGCTCCAATCCCATTTTTCGATTGCAAATGGGCCATGAAGATTGATGATCTGGAAGGCTATGTTGACGAGATCTATCGTCTTCAGCAGAAGTATGAAGACCGGATCGAGATTCTTCTTGGTTTGGAGGTCGATTACATTCCTGATAAAATGGGCCCAACGGCCGATTTCCTACAAACGGCCGGACTCGATTACGCTGTTGGATCAATTCATTTTGTGGACTCGTTCACTGGCGGAAAAGGGTGGGAGATCGATGGAACGCTGGAAGCTTTCAAGAAAGGATTGCACGAGATATTTGGTGGCGATGTGAAAGCGGCCGTAACGCGCTATTTTGAACTTACACGAGAAATGCTTCTTGAGGATTGTCCTGAGATAGTCGGGCACCTCGATAAGATCAAAATGCAAAATCTGCGCGAGCACTTCTTTTCTGAAAATGACAAATGGTATCGCGATGAAATGATGCAAACCTTGGAAGCCATTTCCAAGACCGATGCCATCATGGAAGTGAATACGCGCGGACTTTATAAGAAACGTGCAAACGAAACGTATCCGAGCAAGTGGGTTTTGGAAGAGGCTTTGAAACTCGACATTCCAGTACAGATCAACAGCGATGGACACACTCCAGATGAGATTTTGGGCGAGTTCGGAACCGCTGCGGAATTGCTGTTGAATGTAGGCTACAATAGCTGTGTGATTCTCATTGATGGCGAATGGTCGGAGGTTGGTTTGACCAAAGAAGGCTACGACATCTAATTTCCATTCTTAACAATTCGGCAATGTTGTCACGTCATCCATTTCAGAACTTGGCAACTTGAAAAACCTCGGAAGCAACATCACCAAATGGTTGGCGAATTCGAATGGATTCGTCCTTTCGGTGTACGCCATTGTAGCGGCATTTTCCACCTATTCATGCATGTACGCGTTTCGCAAACCGTTCTCGGCTGCGAGTTTTGATGGAGTGGACGATATGTTCGGGCTTTCGTTCAAATCGGCCATTGTGATAGCGCAGGTTTTAGGCTACACGCTTTCTAAATTCATTGGAATAAAAGTGGTTTCCGAAATGGGACGAAACAAGCGTGGTTTGGCCATTCTTACATTGATCGGAATTGCAGAACTAGCACTTCTCGGGTTTGCTGCTGTTCCGGTCAAATTCAAATTTTTGTTCTTATTCCTAAACGGAATTCCACTCGGAATGGTGTGGGGATTGGTCTTTAGTTTCTTGGAAGGAAGACGCTACACCGAACTGATGGGCGCTGGATTGTGCGCCAGCTTCATATTTGCTTCTGGCTTTGTGAAAAGCGTAGGAAAATGGCTGCTTATTGAAGGTGTATCCGATTTCTGGATGCCTTTTGCGGTGGGAGCGATTTTCGCTGTTCCGTTGCTGTTTTTCGTTAGCATGTTATCGCTATTGCCCGACCCATCTAAAGAAGACGAGGAACTGCGAACCAAGCGCGAACCGATGACAGGTGCGCAACGAAAAGCGTTCTTCATGAACTTTGCCGGTGGATTGATTTCGCTGATCATCGTTTACATCATGCTCACTGCCTTCCGCGATTTCCGCGACAATTTCATGGCTGAAATTCTTGGCCAATTAGGCTTTGGAGATACACCGGCCATTTTCACCACTACCGAAATCCCAGTGACGATTGGTGTGTTGCTGATGTTGGCCTTCGTCATGTTCATCAGGAATAACATGTTGGCGCTCACCATCAATCATATCATTATCGGATTGGGCTGTGCGGCTGTTGGAGCCAGCACGTGGCTTTTTCATCACGATTTCATCGGACCCATTCCGTGGATCATGCTTACGGGTTTTGGCGCTTACATGGGCTACATTCCCTTCAATTGTATCCTTTTCGAGCGATTGATCGCGGCCTTCAAATACCCGAGCAACGCAGGCTTTCTCATCTACTTGGCTGATGCCTTCGGTTACCTCGGCAGCGTGGCTGTGCTATTTTACAAAGACTTCTTCGTCAGCGAGATGGATTGGCTCACATTTTTCACCTACGCATGCTACGCGCTCAGCATCGTTGGGGTGGTTTTCACCATCTTCGCCATCATTTATTTCGAACGTAGAAAACTGTTGCTCAACCGATGAACAGAATACCTGAAGAACAGGAAAACAGAAGAATTGATTGCTCTGTGAACTCTGTGCCTCTTTTTGTGCCCTCTGTGGTTCAACTTATATGCATCATTCATAATTAGTATCACTTTGAAAGACAAACTGCTTTTTACCCCTGGTCCACTGACCACTTCCATGACCGTGAAACAGGCCATGCTTCGCGATCTTGGCTCGCGCGATTTTGAGTTCATCAACCTCGTAAAAGAGATCAGAGATCAATTGCTCGAACTCGGAAACGTAAGTCAAGCAAAAGGCTATGAATGTGTAATCATGCAAGGTTCTGGAACTTTTGGGGTGGAAAGCATGATTTCTTCCGCTTTGGCGAAGGATGGTCATTTGTTGGTGTTGGTGAACGGGGCTTACGGAGAACGCATCTGCAAAATGGCGGAGGTTCATGGCTTCCGATACGATGCCTTGACCTACGATGAAGACCAAGCGCCTTCTGTTCAGGAATTGGACGATTTTCTTGCCAAAAACCCAAGCGTGTCGCATGTGGTTGTGGTGCATTGCGAGACCACCACGGGCATTTTCAATCCGATCAAAGAATACGGGATGGTGATCAGAAAGCATGGAAAACGCTACATGGTCGATGCCATGAGCAGTTTTGGTGCTGTACCTGTTGATCTGGCTGAGTGCAACATCGACTTCCTTGTTTCGAGTAGCAACAAGTGTATTGAAGGCGTTCCGGGTTTCAGTTTCACCTTGGTAAGCCAAGCTGCGTTGAAGGAATGCGAAGGCCGTTCACGCACGCTAAGCCTCGACCTGTTTGCCCAATGGAAAGGACTGGAGAATAACGGTCAGTTCCGTTTTACACCGCCTACACATTCGCTGTTGGCCTACCATCAGGCCATAAAAGAATTGTATGCAGAGGGTGGAGTGGAAGGCCGCTCAGCGCGTTATCAGAAGAATTATCAAACGCTTGTTGGCGGCATGCGCAATATGGGTTTCACGGAGTACTTACCTGAAGAAAAACAGGGCTACATCATTACTACGTTCAATCATCCTGATAGCGCCAATTTCAACTTCAACGCATTTTACGAAAAGTTGAATGAGCGTGGTTTTGCCATCTATCCGGGAAAACTGACCAAAGCAGATTGCTTTCGAATTGGAAACATCGGCCGCATTTCAACAGAAGATGTGGAAGCCTTGCTTAGCGCTATTGCGGAGGTGAAGGCCGAAATGGGGTTCTGAAAACGGTGAAATGAAAAATGAAAAAGGAGAAAACGTTCAGTGACGTTTTTCATATCTCAGCTTATCGTTTTTCTTCCCTCAACATTTGTAACTGCTGAATATCTAAAAGGTCTTTTGGCCTGCTGGATTTGATTTTGCTATTGATAAGGTCTTCATACGCAAGCACCCGATACTTCGCAATTTCGAGCGAGTTGATCGTGGTTGTTTCAGCATTGGTAAATGCTTCGTCAAATGTTTTTCCAGGATTGAAACGGGTAATAAGTTCTATTTCCTGAATAGGGGATATTTTGATGGAAATGTTCTGTTCAGCGCGTTTCACATCTTCAGGAAACGCATCAAAAGCATAGCCCATTTCGTTCAGAACAATTTTCAGGTGGTCAAGATTTTCTTGGCGAATGTCAATCCAAAAATCAACGTCTGTGGAATGCCGTTGGTAGCCGTGGAAATTAACGGCACCACCACCCACCATTAGCATTTTTACTTCATGCTTATTTGCCAGTTCAATGAACTGTTGAACCTTGTCATCAAACTCCATCTTCCGATCTTGTAAGAACGAAGTTTCCTTTTTCAAGTGGTTTTGCCTTCGTTCCGAACTTGGTAAACTCACTCACCATTTTCAAGAAAACCTGCACGCGCTCCGCAGGAGACAAAGCCAAGAACTCCTCTTGCCGCCTGCGGTTGTTGTTCTCCTTTGTATCGAAAATGAGCTGTGACATGATGTAAAGCTACGATGAAGAGAAAATAAAAACGAAAAAGGAGAAAATGTCTAGCACGTTTTCTCCTTTTTCCTCCCTACGGGGAAAGTTGCTCCATTGCCCATTCATCTCCGTTTTTGATGTAGACGAAACGATCGTGTAAACGGCTTGGGCGACCTTGCCAGAACTCCAATCGTTCGGGAATGACCACGTAACCGCCCCAATGCGCAGGTCGCGGTATGTCACCATCACCGAATTTCGCTTCCAGTTCCTTTACCGAATTCTGTAGCTGACCTGGGCTCGAAACGATGCTGCTCTGTGCCGAAGCCCAAGCCCCGATTCTGCTTTCGCGCGGTCGCGATGCCCAGTATGCATCGGAATTTTCTTGCGAAACTTTGTGAATTGGTCCTTCGATGCGGATCTGTCGATCCAATTCGCTCCAATGGAAGTTGAGCGCTACGTACGGATTGGCAGCAATCTCAATGCCTTTGCGGCTGTTGTAGTTGGTGTAAAGCACAAATCCGTCTTCACTCACATCGCGCCAATACACGATGCGCGATGATGGACGGCCGTTTGCATTGACCGTACTCAGGCACATGGCATACGGGTCCAAGATCTGCGCGTTCACAGCTTCTTCCATCCATGTGGCAAACTGCTCCATGGGATTTTCGTTCAGGTCGGATTTGCTCAGCGGTTTGCTGGCAAAATCGCGCCTAACGGTATTGATGTAATTACGGACTTCTTCTAAACTCATTTGTACCCAATTACTGACCTTCGAAAAAGTCTTCATCTAATTCTTTAACTTCATAAATTGTTCGAACCTGAACTCCGACATTGAATTCATGCATCAAGTCTACTAACTTGTAACCATCAATCAATATTATAGAATGGTGCGCATCATTCGCCTTTTTCTCTGCACCACCATCAAAACTAGAAGTAGTAACGAAAACACCTTTACTAGTATCTCCACTCATCGCACCGATGAAATTTCTGATTTCTTTTTCACGAACCTTGTTTTCACCGTATCGCTTGGCTTGAATGTAGATTTTAGATAACCCGAGTTTATCCTCGTTTATTATTCCGTCTATTCCTCCGTCACCTGACTTTGAAGTTTCTATGAAATCTCCATATCCCATTTTTTTCAAAAGGATCAGTATGACTTTTTCAAAGTAGTACGGGTCAATTGTTTTTAGTTTTTCAAGGAGTTCATTTTTAACCTGAAGTTCGATTTCCGAGAAGCCTGAATCTATCAGGTCCTGTGGTGAAGAATTGTCAATTTTTAAGTCCTTATGATTGTCTTTCTCTTTTTCATCTGAATAGAACTTCAAAAAGTCAGATTCACCCTCAACATCTTTTAATTTCAAGCCATCTCCTTGGACTTTACCTTTCTTAGTTATCTGAACCATCCCTCTCTCAGGATAAACGATGAACCCACCCTTTTTAAGATAGGACTTGCCCCAAGCAATTCTGTTCATGATAAGGACGTCACCGCTCTTCGTTTTTTCTTCCAAAAGTTCTTTAGGTAAGTGAGAATAATACTTCTCCACGACACGTTTTAACAGTTCTCTGTGATGAATCGTTTTCCCATCACTAAGAATATCCAGAATAGGGTTAAAAGTTTCGTGAAACTTGGGGAGTTCTGCTGTCATTCAAACGGTTCATTTTGTGGACGTCCAAATTAGCCAATTACGCATTCTCAAGCTGCCTCATCCGCATCACCAGATAGAGCGAAAAAGCCGCGGCAACACCGGGAACTAATCCAATCAATAAGGCAATCCAACCGTACTTGATGCCTTTTTCGAACTTCTCGTAAACAACCCAAGCGGCAAGCACTAGCCAGCAACAAACGGCATCGGTAGCAAAGCCCGAAGAATAAGGATTTACGAATCCTGCTTTCACTGCAGCAACAATATCTGGGTCGGCAAAAAATACTGGGCCCATTGTAATGAAGAAGAATGCGGCAAAACCGATTCCGATGATTCCGAGCGTTGAGATGTAAGCTGTTTTCATTTTGGATGGATTTTGATGATGAACGAAGATATAACTGTTCCGAACTTAATTCGATAGGTTTGAATCTCTCAAATGAGCCAACAGAAACTCCTCATCATCGGCACTGTTTTTCCAGAACCGAATTCTTCGGCTGCGGGCAGTCGGATGTTGCAGCTCATTGAGCTGTTCCAACGGCAAGCGTGGGAAATTACTTTCGCTAGTGCAGCCGCTGAAAGCGAGTTTGCTGTTGATCTTTCGGCCATTGGAGCAAAGCAGGTTTCCATTGAGTTGAACAGTTCCTCGTTCAATGATTTTGTTCGGGAACTCAATCCACAGATTGTGCTTTTCGACCGCTTCATGACCGAAGAGCAATTCGGTTGGCGCGTGGCGGATACTTGTCCGAATGCCTTGCGTGTTTTAGATACCGAAGACCTGCATTGTTTGCGCCATGCGCGTCATCAAGCCTTAAAAGAAAACCGAGAATTTGCTATCACGGACTTATTAAACGAACACGCCAAGCGCGAGATTGCGAGCATTTACCGTTGCGACCTATCGCTCATCATTTCCGAGTTCGAAATGGAGTTGCTGAGAACGGTTTTCAAAGTCGATGAAGACGTGCTTCATTATTTGCCTTTTATGCTGACCACGCAACGGCCCCCTCTAACTCCCCCCAAGGGGAAGAAATGGAGCCATGAGCAAATGTTGGAGCAAGGTGACAGTTCCCCTTCCTTTCGGGGAGGGGTTAGGGGTGGGGTATTTGAGGAAAGACAACACTTCGTCACCATTGGTAATTTCCTGCATCCACCCAATTGGGACGCAGTGCAATACCTAAAATCAGACATCTGGCCGTTGATTCGAAAGCAACTTCCTAAAGCTGAAATGCACGTTTATGGCGCTTATACCAGCGAAAAAGCCAAGCAACTTCATTCCCAAAAAGACGGATTTCTCATTCTCGGAAGAGCGGAAAATGCCAAAGAAGTAATCAGTAAAGCGAAAGTGCTTTTAGCGCCATTGCGTTTTGGTGCAGGACTGAAAGGAAAACTGGTGGAAGCTATGCAGTGCGGTACGCCAAGCGTCACCACTTCAATAGGTGCAGAAGCCATGCACGGTTACTTGCCGTGGAGCGGTGCAGTTGCCGATTCACCAAAAGAATTCGCGCAAGCGGCTATAGAACTTTACACAGATAAATCCGCTTGGGAAACGGCTCA is part of the Flavobacteriales bacterium genome and harbors:
- the pdxH gene encoding pyridoxamine 5'-phosphate oxidase; the protein is MSLEEVRNYINTVRRDFASKPLSKSDLNENPMEQFATWMEEAVNAQILDPYAMCLSTVNANGRPSSRIVYWRDVSEDGFVLYTNYNSRKGIEIAANPYVALNFHWSELDRQIRIEGPIHKVSQENSDAYWASRPRESRIGAWASAQSSIVSSPGQLQNSVKELEAKFGDGDIPRPAHWGGYVVIPERLEFWQGRPSRLHDRFVYIKNGDEWAMEQLSP
- a CDS encoding DUF5690 family protein, producing MYAFRKPFSAASFDGVDDMFGLSFKSAIVIAQVLGYTLSKFIGIKVVSEMGRNKRGLAILTLIGIAELALLGFAAVPVKFKFLFLFLNGIPLGMVWGLVFSFLEGRRYTELMGAGLCASFIFASGFVKSVGKWLLIEGVSDFWMPFAVGAIFAVPLLFFVSMLSLLPDPSKEDEELRTKREPMTGAQRKAFFMNFAGGLISLIIVYIMLTAFRDFRDNFMAEILGQLGFGDTPAIFTTTEIPVTIGVLLMLAFVMFIRNNMLALTINHIIIGLGCAAVGASTWLFHHDFIGPIPWIMLTGFGAYMGYIPFNCILFERLIAAFKYPSNAGFLIYLADAFGYLGSVAVLFYKDFFVSEMDWLTFFTYACYALSIVGVVFTIFAIIYFERRKLLLNR
- a CDS encoding glycosyltransferase family 4 protein, whose product is MSQQKLLIIGTVFPEPNSSAAGSRMLQLIELFQRQAWEITFASAAAESEFAVDLSAIGAKQVSIELNSSSFNDFVRELNPQIVLFDRFMTEEQFGWRVADTCPNALRVLDTEDLHCLRHARHQALKENREFAITDLLNEHAKREIASIYRCDLSLIISEFEMELLRTVFKVDEDVLHYLPFMLTTQRPPLTPPKGKKWSHEQMLEQGDSSPSFRGGVRGGVFEERQHFVTIGNFLHPPNWDAVQYLKSDIWPLIRKQLPKAEMHVYGAYTSEKAKQLHSQKDGFLILGRAENAKEVISKAKVLLAPLRFGAGLKGKLVEAMQCGTPSVTTSIGAEAMHGYLPWSGAVADSPKEFAQAAIELYTDKSAWETAQINGVSIINQIYPKEKLGLEFIHRLENLQSNLESHRQQNFIGSMLMHHSMRSTEFMSRWIEAKNKR
- a CDS encoding restriction endonuclease; this translates as MTAELPKFHETFNPILDILSDGKTIHHRELLKRVVEKYYSHLPKELLEEKTKSGDVLIMNRIAWGKSYLKKGGFIVYPERGMVQITKKGKVQGDGLKLKDVEGESDFLKFYSDEKEKDNHKDLKIDNSSPQDLIDSGFSEIELQVKNELLEKLKTIDPYYFEKVILILLKKMGYGDFIETSKSGDGGIDGIINEDKLGLSKIYIQAKRYGENKVREKEIRNFIGAMSGDTSKGVFVTTSSFDGGAEKKANDAHHSIILIDGYKLVDLMHEFNVGVQVRTIYEVKELDEDFFEGQ
- a CDS encoding histidinol-phosphatase yields the protein MSWTNYHSHTNYCDGTNTPEDYIRKALALGMPTYGFSSHAPIPFFDCKWAMKIDDLEGYVDEIYRLQQKYEDRIEILLGLEVDYIPDKMGPTADFLQTAGLDYAVGSIHFVDSFTGGKGWEIDGTLEAFKKGLHEIFGGDVKAAVTRYFELTREMLLEDCPEIVGHLDKIKMQNLREHFFSENDKWYRDEMMQTLEAISKTDAIMEVNTRGLYKKRANETYPSKWVLEEALKLDIPVQINSDGHTPDEILGEFGTAAELLLNVGYNSCVILIDGEWSEVGLTKEGYDI
- a CDS encoding four helix bundle protein; translated protein: MSVNGKYDLQERLITFSVSIIELVRKLSDSKESRYFGGQILRSGSAPALICAEAQAAESRKDFIHKMKLCQKELRETSVNLRIMSKTEIAKPSSIEPIFKECGELNAILYSSIQTAQKNINA
- a CDS encoding 2-aminoethylphosphonate--pyruvate transaminase; this translates as MKDKLLFTPGPLTTSMTVKQAMLRDLGSRDFEFINLVKEIRDQLLELGNVSQAKGYECVIMQGSGTFGVESMISSALAKDGHLLVLVNGAYGERICKMAEVHGFRYDALTYDEDQAPSVQELDDFLAKNPSVSHVVVVHCETTTGIFNPIKEYGMVIRKHGKRYMVDAMSSFGAVPVDLAECNIDFLVSSSNKCIEGVPGFSFTLVSQAALKECEGRSRTLSLDLFAQWKGLENNGQFRFTPPTHSLLAYHQAIKELYAEGGVEGRSARYQKNYQTLVGGMRNMGFTEYLPEEKQGYIITTFNHPDSANFNFNAFYEKLNERGFAIYPGKLTKADCFRIGNIGRISTEDVEALLSAIAEVKAEMGF
- a CDS encoding DUF2834 domain-containing protein; amino-acid sequence: MKTAYISTLGIIGIGFAAFFFITMGPVFFADPDIVAAVKAGFVNPYSSGFATDAVCCWLVLAAWVVYEKFEKGIKYGWIALLIGLVPGVAAAFSLYLVMRMRQLENA